The following coding sequences are from one Triticum dicoccoides isolate Atlit2015 ecotype Zavitan chromosome 4A, WEW_v2.0, whole genome shotgun sequence window:
- the LOC119285773 gene encoding probable F-actin-capping protein subunit beta → MEAAMDLMRRMPPGSTETALNALLSLLPDHSLDLLSQVDLRLQVCMDKENNKEYILCEYNRDTDSYRSPWSNIYEPPLEDGTVPSEEMRNLEVEANEVFSVYRDQYYEGGISSVYIWEDEDESFIACFLIKKDGQGKRSYMQIGSWDAIHVIQVGPEEEGAAHYCLNSTVMLSLTTDNKQSGTFNLSGSIRRQMSMTLAVADGHLVNMGKMIEEMEGKLRNSLDQVYFGKTREMVCTLRPPPEVLNMRLPDS, encoded by the exons ATGGAGGCGGCGATGGATCTGATGCGGCGGATGCCGCCGGGGAGCACCGAGACGGCGCTCAACGCGCTGCTCTCCCTCCTCCCCGACCACTCCCTCGACCTCCTCTCCCAGGTCGACCTCCGGCTCCAG GTTTGCATGGATAAGGAGAACAATAAGGAATACATTCTTTGCGAGTATAACCGCGACACCGATTCCTATCG ATCACCTTGGTCAAACATATATGAGCCTCCTTTAGAAGATGGGACAGTTCCCTCAGAAGAGATGAGGAATCTTGAAGTCGAGGCAAATGAGGTTTTCTCTGTCTATCGTGATCA GTACTATGAAGGTGGGATCTCATCTGTGTACATTTGGGAGGATGAAGACGAGAGTTTCATTGCATGCTTCTTAATAAAGAAAG ATGGACAAGGGAAAAGAAGTTATATGCAAATAGGTTCGTGGGATGCTATTCATGTTATCCAG GTTGGTCCTGAAGAGGAAGGAGCAGCACATTACTGCTTGAACAGCACTGTTATGCTGTCATTGACAACAGATAACAAGCAATCGGGAACTTTCAACTTGTCCGGATCAATTAGGCGGCAG ATGAGCATGACTCTCGCTGTGGCAGATGGGCATCTGGTTAACATGGGGAAAATGATAGAAGAGATGGAGGGCAAGCTGAGAAATTCACTGGACCAG GTCTATTTTGGGAAAACCAGGGAAATGGTTTGCACTCTTAGGCCACCGCCTGAAGTACTTAACATGAGACTACCCGACAGCTGA